The following proteins are encoded in a genomic region of Leptospira ryugenii:
- a CDS encoding carbamoyltransferase family protein, producing MQSEYILGISAYYHDSAACLIKDGEILAAAQEERFTRKKHDSRFPKNAILYCLSEANISVDDLDCVVFYDKPLVKFERLLETYLSYAPKGLLSFFAAMPVWLKEKLFLKSTLKKEFSALSAHKKSPKLLFTEHHQAHAASTFFVSPYEKAIVLCLDGVGEWATTSAWIGDGNRLKPLWEIDFPHSIGLLYSAFTYYTGFKVNSGEYKVMGLAPYGEPKYVDLIYKHLIDLKEDGTFRLNMDYFNYAQGLTMTNEKFHKLFGGPPRKSESTLTQKEMDLARSVQEVTEEVMLRLAKTAKKETGINNICLSGGVALNCVANGKILKAGIFNEVFIQPAAGDAGGALGAALAAYYEYKNKPRKVNPLDAMKGSYLGPKYSNDEIKKRLDSAGAKYTLYDSDTLHDQLSKILAEGNVVGYFQGRMEFGPRALGGRSIIGDPRNQKMQSVMNLKIKYRESFRPFAPAVLAEHVSDYFDIKSKSPYMLIVADVLEKHRIQMTEEQQKLFGIEKLNVPRSSLPAITHVDYSARIQTVHKETNPKFYSLLTKFHQLTGCPVLVNTSFNVRGEPIVSTPEDAYRCFMRTEMDYLVLEDCLLSKKDQPEVEKDDSWKNEFELD from the coding sequence ATGCAAAGTGAATATATATTAGGCATATCCGCCTATTACCATGACAGTGCCGCCTGTCTGATCAAGGATGGAGAAATTCTTGCAGCCGCCCAGGAAGAACGATTTACCAGAAAAAAACATGATTCTCGGTTTCCTAAAAATGCTATCTTATACTGTCTCAGCGAAGCAAATATATCCGTAGATGATCTAGACTGCGTCGTTTTTTATGACAAACCTCTCGTAAAATTTGAAAGGCTATTGGAGACCTATCTCTCCTATGCCCCGAAGGGTTTACTTTCATTTTTTGCTGCTATGCCAGTCTGGCTGAAAGAGAAACTCTTTCTTAAGAGTACGCTCAAAAAAGAATTCTCTGCACTCTCTGCTCATAAAAAATCCCCTAAACTACTATTCACCGAACACCACCAAGCACACGCTGCCTCCACTTTTTTTGTGAGCCCATACGAAAAGGCTATCGTACTTTGTCTGGATGGCGTAGGTGAATGGGCGACTACATCAGCTTGGATTGGAGATGGCAATCGGTTAAAACCATTGTGGGAGATTGACTTTCCTCATTCTATTGGTTTGTTGTACTCGGCCTTCACATACTATACGGGATTCAAGGTAAATTCTGGTGAATACAAAGTTATGGGACTTGCCCCTTATGGTGAGCCAAAGTATGTAGATCTTATTTACAAACACTTAATCGATCTAAAAGAAGACGGAACCTTTCGATTGAATATGGATTACTTCAACTATGCTCAGGGACTAACCATGACAAATGAGAAGTTCCATAAGCTGTTTGGTGGCCCTCCAAGAAAAAGTGAATCTACCTTAACTCAAAAAGAGATGGATTTGGCTCGTTCTGTCCAAGAAGTCACTGAAGAAGTGATGTTACGATTAGCTAAGACCGCCAAAAAAGAAACAGGTATAAACAACATATGTTTGTCAGGTGGTGTTGCACTCAATTGTGTTGCCAACGGAAAGATATTAAAGGCCGGTATTTTTAATGAGGTCTTTATCCAACCAGCCGCAGGGGATGCTGGCGGAGCATTAGGAGCTGCTTTGGCTGCTTATTATGAATATAAAAATAAGCCAAGAAAGGTAAATCCATTGGATGCAATGAAGGGTTCCTATCTTGGTCCAAAATATTCAAATGACGAGATTAAAAAGAGATTAGATTCTGCAGGCGCAAAATATACATTATACGACTCTGACACATTGCACGATCAACTTTCCAAAATCCTTGCCGAAGGTAACGTTGTAGGTTATTTTCAGGGAAGAATGGAATTTGGACCTAGAGCTCTCGGAGGTCGCTCCATCATAGGTGACCCTCGAAACCAAAAGATGCAGTCAGTCATGAATCTCAAAATTAAATACAGAGAAAGTTTTAGGCCTTTTGCTCCGGCAGTTTTGGCTGAGCATGTATCGGATTATTTTGATATCAAATCAAAAAGTCCATATATGCTTATCGTTGCAGATGTTTTAGAAAAACACCGCATTCAAATGACTGAAGAGCAACAAAAACTATTTGGCATTGAAAAACTCAATGTACCTAGATCTTCCCTACCCGCAATTACTCATGTGGATTATTCAGCCCGCATCCAAACAGTGCACAAAGAGACAAACCCTAAGTTCTATTCTCTCTTAACAAAGTTTCATCAATTGACTGGATGCCCTGTTTTAGTGAACACATCCTTTAATGTTCGCGGAGAGCCAATCGTATCCACACCTGAAGACGCTTACCGTTGTTTTATGAGAACTGAAATGGATTATCTCGTCTTAGAAGACTGTTTGCTATCTAAGAAAGACCAGCCTGAAGTTGAAAAAGATGATTCTTGGAAAAATGAATTTGAATTGGATTGA
- the rlmD gene encoding 23S rRNA (uracil(1939)-C(5))-methyltransferase RlmD — MNPSTCKHFGLCGGCAHLDQEYGKELKKKENFLQSLFKDFRHVNFRPILASPDKEYYRFKLQVPFGRRNIGNKTITILGLFNRDSSFIVDQQECKIQDPGLSEILQAVKAWAKREDLPPYNEKSKKGILKYLVARKSFSSNEILVGIVTNQDHLPHAKDASKRLHSAITDRIGKSGKFGKLVGIIQNINTKQSNMALGKEENLLWGRPYIHEQIGAYKFRVGLSTFLQTNPSQTVSLYNLILDEIQKGDSVIDAFSGIGTISLWLSSVAKEVIGIEDNPNSYKAAIESLKVNRIKNVRYRRGRVHEILPSLLHKPFNVLVLDPPRVGLGEELSDLLSESNFEKIVYVSCDPKTLRFDSNFITKGYYLQSLQAVDMFPRTDHMEAVAVFTKKKTRS; from the coding sequence ATGAATCCATCTACTTGCAAACATTTTGGTCTCTGTGGTGGATGTGCTCATCTGGACCAAGAATACGGAAAGGAGTTAAAAAAGAAGGAGAACTTTCTCCAAAGTTTATTTAAAGATTTTCGCCATGTTAACTTTCGCCCCATTTTAGCGAGTCCGGACAAAGAGTACTATCGATTTAAACTCCAAGTACCATTTGGTCGGCGAAATATTGGGAATAAAACGATAACCATCTTGGGTTTGTTCAATCGTGACTCTAGTTTTATTGTTGATCAACAGGAATGTAAGATACAAGACCCCGGACTCTCAGAAATATTACAAGCTGTAAAGGCATGGGCAAAAAGAGAAGACTTGCCCCCCTACAATGAAAAATCCAAAAAGGGTATTTTAAAATACTTAGTCGCAAGAAAGTCATTCTCGAGCAATGAAATCTTAGTTGGTATCGTCACAAACCAAGACCATCTTCCTCATGCTAAAGATGCTTCAAAGCGATTGCATAGCGCTATCACGGATCGAATTGGAAAATCAGGTAAATTCGGAAAATTAGTCGGAATCATTCAAAACATCAACACAAAACAATCAAACATGGCTTTGGGAAAGGAAGAAAACCTTTTATGGGGAAGACCTTACATTCACGAACAAATCGGCGCATATAAATTTAGAGTTGGATTATCTACATTTTTACAAACAAATCCGTCCCAAACGGTTAGCCTTTATAATTTAATCTTAGATGAAATTCAAAAAGGAGACAGTGTAATCGATGCCTTTTCAGGCATTGGGACAATCTCCTTATGGCTTTCTTCAGTCGCAAAGGAAGTAATTGGCATCGAAGACAATCCGAATTCATATAAGGCTGCCATTGAGTCCTTAAAAGTAAATCGGATCAAAAACGTTCGTTACAGGAGGGGAAGGGTACACGAAATTCTCCCAAGCCTCTTACACAAACCTTTCAATGTCTTAGTCCTTGACCCACCTAGGGTCGGTTTGGGGGAAGAATTATCAGACTTACTTTCCGAATCCAATTTTGAGAAGATCGTATATGTGTCTTGCGACCCAAAAACTCTTAGGTTTGATTCAAATTTTATTACGAAAGGATACTACCTTCAGTCTCTCCAAGCTGTAGATATGTTCCCGCGAACCGATCATATGGAAGCAGTAGCAGTTTTTACGAAGAAAAAAACGAGAAGCTAA
- a CDS encoding quinone-dependent dihydroorotate dehydrogenase, whose protein sequence is MLYQNLIKPILFLLDPESAHHFAASMLQLSRTIPFFSTALRVALEYRSDRLKQSIWGIEFRNPIGMAAGFDKTGELYPFLANMGFGFVEIGTITAKEQPGNEQPRLFRFPKKLALVNRMGFNNPGAIKAEKTLLNQRKITVRGINAGKSKVTPLEESAEDYNFTLKKLSPYADYAVINVSSPNTPGLRSLQSKESLVSLIDGIQKEFGPKFPIPLFLKFAPDLTDEDLLVNLQVCLDKKIDGVILTNTTLDKSSLEEDNIPEGGLSGDPLFEKSLHMVKIAYRFLKGRIPIIGVGGIHNGERALQMILSGANLIQVYTGYIYEGPMLPSQICSEIDHYLIKHGHSHISEIIGKQEK, encoded by the coding sequence GTGCTCTACCAAAATCTGATCAAACCTATTCTCTTTTTGTTGGATCCAGAGTCGGCTCATCATTTCGCCGCCTCAATGTTACAATTGTCGAGGACTATACCTTTCTTTTCTACGGCATTACGTGTTGCTCTAGAATACCGGTCGGACCGCCTAAAACAATCCATTTGGGGGATAGAATTCAGAAACCCAATCGGAATGGCGGCAGGATTCGATAAAACGGGAGAACTCTATCCCTTCCTAGCAAATATGGGATTTGGATTTGTAGAAATTGGGACAATCACTGCCAAGGAGCAACCTGGCAATGAACAACCGAGGCTCTTTCGTTTTCCAAAAAAATTAGCCTTGGTAAACCGAATGGGTTTTAACAACCCTGGAGCTATCAAAGCTGAGAAGACATTGCTCAACCAGAGAAAAATAACCGTAAGGGGGATCAATGCCGGTAAGTCAAAGGTTACCCCCTTAGAAGAATCAGCTGAGGACTACAATTTCACTTTAAAAAAACTTTCGCCTTATGCGGATTATGCGGTTATCAATGTAAGCTCTCCGAATACACCTGGTCTGAGGTCCTTACAGAGCAAGGAATCATTAGTTAGTCTAATCGATGGGATCCAAAAAGAATTTGGACCAAAGTTTCCCATTCCCCTTTTTCTTAAATTTGCTCCTGACTTAACTGATGAAGATCTTCTAGTAAATCTCCAAGTATGTTTAGATAAAAAAATTGATGGGGTCATTTTAACAAATACAACTCTTGATAAATCCAGTCTAGAGGAAGACAATATTCCAGAAGGTGGATTATCAGGTGACCCTCTTTTCGAAAAATCTTTGCATATGGTAAAAATCGCATATAGGTTTTTAAAAGGAAGAATACCGATCATTGGAGTCGGTGGCATTCATAATGGTGAGAGAGCTTTACAAATGATCCTGTCTGGTGCAAATTTAATCCAAGTGTATACAGGTTATATTTATGAAGGTCCAATGCTACCAAGTCAGATATGTTCAGAAATTGATCACTATTTAATCAAACATGGGCATTCCCATATTTCAGAGATCATCGGAAAACAAGAAAAATGA
- a CDS encoding carbon-nitrogen hydrolase family protein, translated as MEPYLDQRSYQSEESFYQILRSYFLYAKKQEVLLTEKTIVVLPEYIGTWLVAAEEDSAVFLAPSVSDAMQSLIFEHPLQFLWTYIYYKSYANEKLKETLFRMKAIQMASIYQSVFSRLSSEFKVGIVAGSIVLPEPKVIEGKIVTSDGPLQNVSFYFRSNGELDPSIVRKKYLLEEEKTFLSQNSENQFAFATEIGKLQVLICADSWYPDVYLSQKDSAISFIAVPSFVSPQDSWKKPWNGYNGFQAPNDVKQSDMKRISELHAWRKYGMLGRAKQKTVNASINVFFRGRLWDLDAGGSAFLMKNGKEVDSKWKSESYKGRIYAIGI; from the coding sequence ATGGAACCATACTTAGACCAAAGATCTTACCAAAGCGAAGAATCTTTCTACCAAATTCTGAGAAGCTACTTTCTCTACGCGAAGAAACAAGAAGTTTTGCTCACTGAAAAAACTATCGTAGTTCTTCCGGAATATATAGGAACTTGGTTAGTTGCCGCTGAGGAGGATTCAGCAGTTTTTCTCGCTCCTAGTGTTTCGGATGCAATGCAATCTTTAATTTTTGAACATCCCTTGCAATTTCTTTGGACATACATATATTACAAAAGTTATGCGAATGAAAAATTGAAAGAAACTCTCTTTCGAATGAAAGCCATTCAAATGGCAAGTATCTACCAGAGCGTATTCTCTAGACTTTCTTCTGAGTTTAAAGTTGGGATAGTTGCAGGAAGTATTGTACTTCCGGAACCGAAAGTTATCGAGGGAAAGATCGTGACCTCTGATGGTCCTCTTCAAAATGTAAGTTTTTACTTTAGATCAAATGGAGAACTAGATCCCTCGATCGTCCGAAAGAAATACTTATTAGAAGAAGAGAAAACTTTCCTTTCTCAAAATAGTGAGAATCAATTTGCATTCGCAACGGAAATTGGAAAATTACAAGTTTTGATATGTGCAGATTCATGGTATCCTGATGTTTATCTTTCACAAAAGGATTCTGCAATTTCGTTTATCGCAGTTCCATCTTTTGTATCCCCACAAGATTCATGGAAAAAACCATGGAATGGTTACAATGGATTCCAGGCTCCGAATGATGTGAAGCAATCAGATATGAAAAGGATTTCTGAACTGCACGCATGGCGAAAGTATGGGATGTTAGGAAGAGCAAAACAAAAGACAGTCAATGCTTCTATTAATGTCTTCTTTCGGGGAAGGCTCTGGGACCTGGATGCTGGAGGTTCTGCTTTTTTGATGAAGAATGGAAAAGAAGTAGATTCCAAATGGAAATCTGAATCATACAAAGGTCGGATCTATGCGATTGGGATTTAA
- a CDS encoding DUF5989 family protein, translated as MLDLIKDLWDFLKIRKKFWLAPIIIILLLLGALLVLTQGSAIAPFIYTLF; from the coding sequence ATGTTAGATTTAATCAAAGATTTGTGGGATTTTCTAAAGATCAGAAAGAAGTTTTGGCTTGCCCCAATTATCATTATCCTTCTGTTGTTAGGTGCTCTTTTGGTCCTCACTCAAGGATCCGCAATTGCACCTTTCATCTACACACTTTTCTGA
- a CDS encoding SxtJ family membrane protein: MIQKETAEPTISDLRSFSWIVGGVTSIVFGIIFPYINRGSFNTYLIGIGVVILMFGLLLPKLLLYPYKAWMLIGLVLGFINTRILLSVIFFFLFTPIGLLRRLLGKDSMNRRLETNSVSYRVLSSERSPEHMERPF, translated from the coding sequence ATGATACAAAAAGAAACTGCTGAACCTACCATTTCAGATTTAAGATCTTTCTCCTGGATTGTAGGTGGAGTTACATCGATTGTATTCGGAATTATTTTTCCTTATATTAACCGTGGCTCATTCAACACCTATTTGATAGGAATCGGTGTTGTGATATTGATGTTTGGGCTTCTCCTTCCAAAATTACTTCTATATCCCTATAAGGCATGGATGTTAATTGGATTAGTATTGGGTTTCATAAACACAAGGATTCTTCTTTCTGTCATTTTTTTCTTTTTATTTACTCCGATCGGACTCTTAAGGAGATTGCTAGGTAAAGACTCCATGAATAGAAGATTAGAAACCAATTCGGTTTCGTATCGTGTCTTAAGTTCCGAACGAAGCCCGGAACACATGGAGAGACCTTTTTAG
- a CDS encoding response regulator, which yields MNLLAVDDESINLMIIEESLSEKGFNIIKARDGEEALAILNRNEHNFFAIILDRLMPKMDGIELLRKIKHAEKWKDIPVIFQTAMSGVSDMTDGLDAGAFYYLTKPYSRALLVTIVQTAVEHYIKLQRAKEDLHKGMGALRHLVKGEFWIQSIKESHELAPILANACPNPERVLTGIMEILNNAIEHGNLGISYQEKTELHDNDKLMEEIMLRLNLPEYNKKYVKVLFEKKEDKIQITIKDEGKGFDWKRFLSIQAMTKNAFKTHGRGIFMARRLSFDDLTYEDDGSKAIITIDLKAKESDPLIDN from the coding sequence ATGAACTTGCTGGCAGTAGATGATGAGTCCATCAACTTAATGATCATTGAAGAATCTCTTTCAGAGAAAGGATTCAATATAATTAAGGCAAGAGATGGTGAAGAAGCCTTAGCTATTCTGAATCGAAATGAGCATAATTTTTTTGCAATTATTCTGGATCGATTGATGCCAAAGATGGATGGAATCGAGTTGCTTAGGAAAATAAAACATGCAGAAAAATGGAAAGATATCCCTGTTATATTCCAAACTGCCATGAGTGGTGTTAGTGATATGACAGATGGTTTAGATGCTGGTGCATTCTACTATCTCACGAAACCATATTCTAGGGCTCTTCTAGTCACAATTGTCCAAACTGCAGTAGAGCATTATATAAAATTACAGAGAGCAAAAGAAGACCTTCACAAAGGTATGGGTGCCCTTCGTCATTTGGTGAAAGGTGAATTTTGGATACAATCTATAAAAGAATCCCATGAACTCGCACCTATTCTAGCAAATGCATGTCCAAATCCGGAGAGAGTACTGACTGGGATTATGGAAATTTTAAACAATGCAATAGAACATGGAAATCTCGGAATTAGTTACCAGGAAAAAACAGAACTTCATGATAATGATAAACTCATGGAAGAGATCATGTTGCGATTGAATTTACCGGAATATAACAAAAAATATGTGAAAGTGTTATTTGAAAAGAAGGAAGATAAAATTCAAATTACTATAAAAGACGAGGGAAAGGGATTTGATTGGAAACGATTTTTATCCATCCAGGCTATGACCAAAAATGCATTTAAAACCCACGGAAGGGGAATCTTTATGGCGCGCAGATTATCATTTGATGATCTCACTTACGAAGATGATGGATCAAAGGCAATCATAACGATAGATTTGAAAGCCAAAGAATCAGATCCTCTCATTGATAATTGA
- a CDS encoding argininosuccinate synthase encodes MNAKKSPQKIVLAYSGGLDTSVILAWLKDTYGCEVIAFCADIGQKEELTGLEEKGKKTGASKVYIEDLRLEFARDFIYPAIRGSAIYEMRYLLGTSLARPLIAKAMVEVAKKENADAFSHGATGKGNDQVRFELTFKALSPNLQIIAPWRIWEFGGRADLIEYAKKKGIPVPVTAAKPYSMDRNLMHLSFEGGILEDPFNEPNEDMFLLTTSPEKAPDKPTYLELDFEAGDCVAIDGQKMNPLQVMEKLNDVGGKNGIGRVDIVENRLVGIKSRGVYETPGGTILHIAHRDLESITLDRDTQHKKDELSHEFARYIYNGQWYSNQMNALRAYIDYTQKFVSGTVKVKLYKGTCTVVGRKSSASLYNAGLSTFEKEELYNQKDAEGFINLFGLPMKEWARVRQ; translated from the coding sequence ATGAATGCAAAAAAATCTCCCCAAAAAATAGTTTTAGCGTATTCTGGAGGTTTAGACACCTCTGTGATCTTAGCATGGTTAAAAGATACTTACGGATGTGAGGTAATCGCTTTTTGTGCAGATATTGGCCAAAAAGAAGAGCTCACTGGTCTCGAAGAAAAGGGAAAAAAAACCGGAGCCTCGAAAGTATACATCGAAGATCTACGATTAGAATTTGCGCGAGATTTTATTTACCCTGCAATTCGAGGTTCTGCCATCTACGAAATGCGTTATCTGCTTGGCACTTCTTTGGCGCGGCCGCTCATCGCCAAAGCAATGGTTGAAGTTGCTAAAAAAGAAAATGCAGATGCCTTCTCACATGGAGCCACCGGAAAAGGGAATGACCAAGTTCGCTTTGAACTCACATTCAAAGCTCTTTCCCCAAACCTACAAATCATTGCTCCATGGCGGATTTGGGAATTTGGAGGTAGAGCTGATTTAATTGAATATGCAAAGAAAAAAGGAATTCCAGTCCCGGTAACAGCTGCTAAACCATATTCCATGGATCGGAACTTAATGCACCTCTCATTTGAAGGAGGAATTCTCGAAGATCCCTTTAATGAACCAAATGAGGATATGTTTCTCTTAACAACTTCGCCCGAAAAAGCACCTGATAAACCCACCTATTTGGAACTAGATTTTGAAGCAGGCGATTGTGTCGCAATCGACGGGCAAAAAATGAATCCTCTCCAAGTGATGGAAAAACTCAATGATGTCGGAGGCAAAAATGGAATCGGTCGAGTAGACATCGTCGAAAACCGATTAGTTGGAATCAAATCCAGAGGTGTTTACGAAACTCCAGGTGGAACAATTTTACATATAGCCCATAGAGATCTCGAATCTATCACTTTAGATCGTGATACACAACACAAGAAAGATGAGCTTTCTCATGAATTTGCTCGCTACATATATAATGGACAATGGTATTCTAACCAAATGAATGCTTTGCGTGCTTATATTGATTATACTCAAAAATTTGTGAGTGGAACAGTGAAAGTTAAACTTTACAAGGGGACTTGTACCGTTGTTGGTAGGAAGTCATCAGCCTCCTTATACAATGCGGGTTTATCTACTTTTGAAAAAGAGGAGCTTTATAACCAAAAGGATGCCGAAGGTTTCATAAATCTATTTGGACTTCCCATGAAAGAATGGGCAAGAGTTAGACAATAA
- a CDS encoding sensor histidine kinase, whose translation MERIWQNPSLFSKEEILRELESILRSNPDYWIKFTTDGTIVDHKPSRYLRQNSLSEDMIGKQLWEGLPEYLSRIAEEAIGYLSARKNQVFWKEYEFKNEHETRYAEVRFVTLYDGFIVSTHRDITERKRLEAAFLESESRFLSMAQNAADSIVIFNENGKIQFFNKTAETTFGYSQEEMLGQSIYKILPEHLDLIGDHLPQFFNLSTIDQIGKGQEFVGQTKSGQCFPCEVSLGMFKTSAGKMYNAIIRDISFRKLQEAEIFQYRNHLEDLVEKQTLDLKNAKEVAEEASNMKSLFLANISHELKTPIHAILSYAELGIERAPNANPEKIKEYFQIIDSSGKRLLDLLENLLDLSKLEAGKMKYVFETNCLKDTIRNVLQELNAILEKKQVSIELEDDGHRWEAEFDLERIQQVIRNIISNALKFVPEKTKIEIKKIKREYIPVKKDIFIQGIGVQIRDYGPGIPAEDLDKIFEKFIQSKQVKAGTKGTGLGLSISREIVNHHQGLLYADNHEEGGAIFTLILPISSGENV comes from the coding sequence TTGGAGCGAATTTGGCAAAATCCTAGCTTATTCTCAAAAGAAGAAATTCTCAGAGAATTAGAAAGTATCCTTCGTTCCAATCCAGACTACTGGATTAAATTCACAACTGACGGAACCATCGTTGACCATAAGCCTTCTCGTTATCTCCGACAAAATTCTTTATCAGAGGATATGATTGGCAAACAGTTATGGGAGGGTTTGCCAGAGTATTTGAGTCGTATCGCAGAAGAAGCGATTGGATATCTAAGCGCAAGAAAAAACCAAGTATTTTGGAAGGAGTACGAATTTAAAAATGAACATGAAACAAGATATGCTGAAGTTCGTTTTGTAACTCTTTACGATGGTTTCATCGTTTCTACACATCGAGATATTACAGAGCGAAAAAGGTTAGAGGCTGCCTTCTTAGAAAGTGAATCTAGATTCTTATCTATGGCCCAAAATGCGGCCGACTCAATCGTCATATTTAATGAAAACGGAAAGATTCAATTTTTTAATAAAACCGCCGAAACCACATTTGGGTATAGCCAAGAAGAGATGTTGGGCCAATCGATTTATAAAATATTACCTGAACACTTAGATTTGATAGGTGATCATCTTCCTCAGTTTTTTAATTTATCGACAATCGACCAAATTGGCAAGGGCCAAGAGTTCGTCGGACAAACAAAATCAGGACAATGTTTTCCTTGTGAAGTGTCTTTAGGGATGTTTAAGACAAGTGCAGGTAAAATGTACAATGCCATCATACGTGACATCTCGTTTCGAAAATTACAAGAAGCAGAAATCTTTCAGTATCGAAATCATTTAGAAGATTTGGTAGAGAAACAAACTTTAGATCTCAAAAATGCTAAGGAAGTTGCTGAAGAAGCTTCGAATATGAAATCTCTCTTTTTAGCAAATATTTCCCATGAATTGAAAACGCCTATTCATGCTATATTAAGTTATGCGGAATTGGGGATAGAGAGAGCGCCGAATGCAAATCCAGAAAAAATAAAAGAGTACTTCCAAATCATAGATTCATCTGGAAAACGACTATTGGATCTATTGGAAAACCTTCTCGATCTATCCAAATTGGAAGCAGGGAAAATGAAATATGTCTTTGAGACAAATTGTCTTAAAGACACAATTCGAAACGTCCTCCAAGAATTGAATGCAATATTGGAAAAAAAGCAGGTTAGTATAGAGCTAGAAGATGATGGGCATAGATGGGAAGCTGAATTTGACCTGGAAAGAATTCAGCAGGTCATTAGAAATATCATTTCAAATGCCCTCAAATTTGTACCTGAAAAAACCAAAATCGAAATTAAAAAAATCAAAAGGGAGTATATTCCAGTAAAAAAGGATATTTTCATCCAAGGAATTGGTGTTCAAATAAGAGATTACGGACCAGGGATTCCTGCTGAGGACTTGGACAAAATTTTCGAAAAATTTATTCAATCAAAACAAGTGAAGGCAGGAACAAAAGGTACGGGTTTAGGTTTGTCCATCTCAAGAGAAATAGTAAATCATCACCAAGGCCTTTTGTATGCCGACAATCATGAAGAGGGCGGTGCGATTTTTACTTTGATATTACCGATTTCTTCGGGAGAAAATGTATGA
- a CDS encoding SGNH/GDSL hydrolase family protein, whose protein sequence is MKKTAIYTTLFIFYALVLEFVLTLFDPEVVFVKSFDRNLLFSMYPNRTGIVVSEEYKVKVTTNQYGSRQTNPSSRPNVILFGDSFSEGWGVEENEMFSQIANQILGPENQILNLGVHGSNPALMYLHLKHYLSLFQPKIVYIQIFDNDLDDLGKFETFLERIENEIQPKVPLAVRIFGETVYNVFKESSTFRLARRIIKKSKGQIDPILYYKENKVPDLALLSHEDSLRKFGRLSPLQNEIETKYNGQFAFYRDAEHWQNLLKTETDYLEKMFALLNQKNIKMGIIYIPAKEFFAEGGILGNQKKRELNRFVLANPHHMNLKSFCDTKKVDCMFVSELFWDQNPENLYFPFDAHWNRQGNKVFGEILAKQLEKLP, encoded by the coding sequence ATGAAAAAAACAGCAATCTATACAACACTATTCATATTTTATGCCCTTGTTCTCGAGTTTGTCTTAACTTTATTTGATCCAGAAGTCGTTTTTGTAAAATCATTTGATCGCAATCTTTTGTTTTCTATGTATCCAAACCGAACGGGTATCGTTGTCTCTGAAGAGTATAAAGTTAAGGTAACAACAAATCAATATGGTAGCAGACAAACAAATCCGAGTTCACGGCCAAATGTAATTCTCTTTGGTGATTCTTTTTCTGAGGGCTGGGGTGTAGAAGAGAATGAAATGTTTTCACAGATTGCTAACCAAATTCTTGGACCGGAAAATCAAATTTTAAACTTAGGTGTCCATGGTTCAAATCCAGCATTAATGTATCTTCATTTAAAACATTATCTCTCCCTCTTTCAACCAAAGATCGTTTACATCCAAATATTCGATAATGATCTCGATGATTTAGGAAAGTTCGAAACTTTTTTAGAAAGAATCGAAAATGAAATTCAGCCAAAAGTCCCCTTGGCGGTTAGAATCTTTGGCGAAACTGTTTACAATGTGTTCAAAGAAAGTAGCACGTTTCGATTGGCTCGAAGGATCATAAAAAAGTCAAAAGGGCAAATAGATCCTATCCTATATTACAAAGAGAACAAAGTACCTGACTTAGCTTTGTTAAGCCACGAAGACTCCCTTAGAAAATTTGGCCGTCTTTCGCCACTTCAAAACGAGATTGAAACCAAATACAATGGTCAGTTTGCATTTTATCGGGATGCAGAACATTGGCAGAACCTTTTAAAAACAGAAACTGATTACCTGGAAAAAATGTTTGCACTCCTAAATCAAAAAAATATCAAAATGGGAATCATTTATATACCAGCTAAAGAATTTTTTGCAGAAGGTGGGATACTGGGAAACCAAAAGAAGAGAGAGCTAAATCGATTTGTACTAGCGAACCCACATCATATGAACCTTAAAAGTTTCTGTGATACTAAAAAAGTGGATTGTATGTTTGTCTCAGAACTTTTCTGGGATCAAAACCCAGAAAACCTTTATTTCCCTTTTGACGCCCATTGGAATCGCCAGGGAAATAAAGTATTCGGAGAAATATTGGCAAAGCAGCTAGAAAAGCTCCCGTAA